The genomic interval TTGTTTACGGCAACCATCCATAAGTATTTCCACCGCTTTAGCGCCCATCCGGCTGGCCAGAATGCGGTCAAATGCCGTAGGAGTACCGCCCCGCTGCAGGTGACCCAAAATGGTAACCTTGGTTTCCAGCCCGGTTTTTTCCCGGATTTGCCTGCCCACTTCAAGACCGCTGGCGGCACCTTCCGCTACAATAATGATACTGTGCAGCTTACCCCGTTTGTATCCTCGAACCAGTTTTTCACAGACTTCATCCATACTGTGCCGCAGTTCCGGTATCAGTATTGATTCCGCCCCGCCAGCCAGCCCGGCCATTAAAGCTATATACCCACTTTCCCGTCCCATAACTTCGAGGATGAAGGTTCTTTCATGAGAAGTGGCGGTATCACGAATTTTATTGATGGCCTCCACCACCGTATTAATGGCGGTATCAAAACCAATGGAGTATTCAGTACCCGTGATGTCATTGTCTATGGTGCCGGGCACACCCACTACGGGTAAATTGTACTCGCTATTAAATATATCCGCCCCTCTGAAGGAACCGTCACCACCAATGACCACCAACCCCTGTATACCAAAGCGCTGTACGTTGGCAAAGGCTTTGGCCCTGCCCTCGGGAGTTTTAAACTCCTCTGAACGGGCTGTGCGCAATATGGTACCGCCCCGGTGAATGATATCCGCCACCGAGCTCAAATTCATCGGCCCCATGTCAGCCTCGATAAATCCACCGAACCCCCTTTGAATACCAATAACCTCCAATCCGTGGAAAATGGCCTTTCTAACTACGGCCCTGATGGCGGCGTTCATGCCCGGGGAATCCCCCCCGCTGGTTAAAACGGCAATACGCTGCACAGCTGCAACCTCCTTCAAATGACTTCCTCAAACACTGCAGGTGATGCTGATTTATTATATTAACAATATTACTTTTTACTATCACAACTTAAATATGCAGCTGCGTTTTCACCAATATTGCTCAACATAAGAGCAGTAAAAAATACCCAGAGCATTACCCTGGATATTTTGCCTGCCATTCACCGTGCCAATATGAACATATTGAATTATACCTGGTCGGTTCTCAGGTTGCCGTGTTTGGTCATTACCTCCGCCCGGCCGCGTATCTTGATAGCCGAAGTATGTTGAGTGAATTGGGCTACCATTACTTCACCCTTATCCAGTTTTTCGCTATGGTGAAACTTTGTATCACGCCCCCGGGTAAGACCAATGATGGTCACCCCGTTTTCCAATGCCTTGATCACAATATATTCTCCGGCCAATTCATTAAAATCGTTCATATTTTTTTCACCCCATAAAAAATTACCTTATTATAGCAGTCATCATAACATAGCCCTATCCTTTTGACAAGTTAATTTACTTGCTCGACCGCAGCGGCTCCATCACGATGATCATGAGCATCTTTTATTTTTACCCGTTCCGAGCCTAAAAAACCTGTCAACTGCTGTACTACATCGGAATCCAGGTTAACCCAAAAGCGGCTGTCCGCCAGGGCCAGTTTGTTATCCCGGGGGAAATAAAGATAGACCGGACACTCACCGGGATGAGAGCATAAAACCATTTGCAATCTGGCGATTGTTTCCATGGTTACATCCTCCAACTTGATAAACAACTCGCCATATTTTCGCAAAGTCATGGTTTCCAATGTATCAACAATAACCTTGACCTCTTCTCCATTAATACTGGTTACGCCCTTGGCCAGCACTGGGCTGTCCACCTTGAGTAAGGAGGCATACTGCTGGTAGCAGCGGGGAAAGATTACCAGTTCCACCGTGCCGGATAAATCCTCCAGGTTGGCAAAGGCCATGCTATCTCCTTTTTTGGTGGTTATCTTTTTCACCGTGCTCAGTATGCCCCCCACCACTACCTCGGTGCGATCCTCCAATTCGCTCAGGATAACTGTTTGGTGAGTGGTATGCCTTAAAATGGTTTCACGGTACTGTGACAGCGGGTGCCCGCTAACATAAAGGCCCAATGCCTCTTTTTCCATTACCAGCAAGTCACCGGGTTCGAACTCCGCAATACCGGGCATATCCAAGGAAAGGGTTTTCTTTACATCGTCCCCCCAAAAGTCCAGCAGCGAACGCTGGCCGTTTTGGCGATCCTGCTGCGCCAATTGAGCCAAGCCCAACCCGGCATCTATAGCGGCCATCATTTGCGAGCGGTGATGGCCCAGAGAATCCAGGGCACCGCTCTTAATTAGATTTTCCAACACCCGGCGGTTAATCAGTCGGGTATCCACACGCTGGCAAAAGTCAGCAAAGGACACATAGGGGCCGCCGCGCTCTTTGACATCAATAATACACTTGACGGCATTTAAGCCCACGTTTTTAATGGCAGCCATACCAAACCTTATACTAGCACCGGAAACTGTAAAATCCACACCGCTTGTGTTTACATCCGGCGGCAACACATCAATGCCCATACGGCGGCACTCCTCAATATAAAAAGAAACCTTATCAGTGTTATCTCTGACCGATGTCAAAAGTGCGGCCATAAACTCCACCGGGTAATTGGCCTTTAGATAAGCGGTCTGGTAAGAGACTAGCGCGTAAGCCGCCGAGTGACTTTTATTAAATCCATATCCGGCAAAGTATTCAATTAAATCAAATACCTGCCCGGCAATATTGGCATCTACATTATTCTTCTCTGCGCCCTCGATGAATTGGACCCTTAGTCCGGCCAGTATTTCGGGCTTTTTCTTGCCCATGGCCCGGCGCATTAAATCGGCCTCGCCCAGGGAGAATCCCGCCATGTCACTGGCAATGCGCATAACCTGTTCTTGATACAGAATTACACCATAAGTGTCCTTTAATATAGGCTCCAGCAAAGGGTGCAGGTATTCCACCTTTTTTTCACCGTGTTTGCTTTTAATAAAGTCATCCACCATACCGCTGCCCAGCGGCCCTGGCCGGTACAGGGCCACCAGGGCTATGATATCCTCAAAAACCTCGGGCTTTAAGTCTTTGAGGATGGCGCGCATGCCGCTGCTTTCCAGCTGGAATACACCTACCCCGTCACCACGGCTGAGCAGTTCAAATGTGGCCGCATCGTCCAGGGGTATTTCATTGATATTGATTTCCACACCATGATTCTCAGCAATCATGCGCACCGCGTCAGCGATCACTGTCAAGGTGCGGAGCCCCAAAAAGTCCATTTTCAACAAACCCAGTTCCTCCACCGGATCCTTGGCAAACTGGGTGGTCAGGGGCCCATCCGCTGCCTTGTAAAGGGGCAGGTAATGGGTCAGGGGTTGCCGGGTGATCACCACCCCGGCGGCGTGGGTAGAGGCATGCCTGGGCATACCCTCCAGCAGGGCAGCCATGTCCAGTAGCCGTTGCACCTGGGCATCCTCGCGATACACCTGTTTCAACTCGGGTGAATCCTGCAGGGCTTTTTCAATGGTGATTTTCAAATCATTGGGCACCAGCTTGGCAATGCGGTCCACATCGCTGTAGGCCATTCCCAACACCCGGCCCACATCACGAATGGCGGCCTTGGCAGCCATGGTACCAAAGGTGGCAATCTGGGCCACCCGGTCGGATCCGTATTTTCTGGTTACATACTCGATAACTTCCCCGCGCCTTTCAAAGCAAAAGTCTATATCTATATCGGGCATGGATACCCTTTCGGGATTCAGAAAACGCTCAAACAGCAAATCGTACTTCAGCGGGTCCAACTCCGTGATACCCAGCACATAGGCCACTAGACTGCCCGCTGCCGAACCACGCCCAGGACCCACCGGAATGCCTTGCTGCCTGGCATAATGAATAAAATCCCAAACTATTAAAAAATAGGCCGAATAACCCATTTGTTTGATGACGCCCAGTTCATAATCCAGCCTTTTTAGCACCTCATCATTTATACCGCCATAACGCCACTTGATACCTTCCAGGCAAAGTTCCCTTAAATATGAGTCCAGCGTATGCCCTTCGGGCACCTTGTACTCGGGCAGGTGCAGCTTTCCGAACTCCAATTCCACCTGGCAACGGTCAGCAATGCGCACCGTATTCTTCATTGCCCCGGCCATTTCCCCGAACAGCATGGCCATCTCCCGCTCACTTTTCAAGTAAAGCTCCTGGGACTGGAATTTCATACGCCCGGGATCATCAACGGTTTTGCCGGTCTGAATACATAACAGCACATCCTGCATCTCAGAGTGCTTGCGCAGTACATAGTGCACGTCGTTGGTAACTACCAGCGGTATGCCTGATTTTTGGTGCAACTGCAGCAAACCCCTATTGGCAGTCCTTTGCTCGGCAAAACCGTGGTCTTGCAGTTCCAGGTAGAAATTTTCCTTTCCGAATATATCCACATAATCAGCCGCGCTTTGGGCGGCCCGGTCAGGGTTATCCTTGATAATATGGGAGGTTACTTCACCGGCAATACAGCCGCTCAAAGCAATTAGCCCCTGGCTGTGGGCGGCCAGTAGTTCCTTGTCCACCCGGGGTTTGTAATAGAAACCTTCGGTAAAAGCCTGGGAAACCAGCTGGAACAGATTTCTCAGGCCAGTGTTATTTTCCGCCAGTAACACCAAGTGATGCAGGTTATCATCCACCCGGGGTGTACGATCATGCCTGGTTCGCGGTGCCACATATACCTCGCAGCCAATGATAGGTTTAATATTATTCTTTTTACAGGTCTTGTAGAAATCTACCACACCGTACATAACTCCGTGGTCGGTGATGGCCAGTGCAGGCATATCCATTTGGACGGCAGCATTCACCGCATCCTTGATCCTAGCCGCCCCGTCCAGCAGGCTATATTCGGTGTGTACATGCAGGTGGACAAACAATGCTCCAAACCCCCGTCCTGGTTAATAGTTCGTGGTTGGACAAACAAACAACCAGCTGGCAACTTTAAACC from Desulfallas thermosapovorans DSM 6562 carries:
- the pfkA gene encoding 6-phosphofructokinase, which translates into the protein MQRIAVLTSGGDSPGMNAAIRAVVRKAIFHGLEVIGIQRGFGGFIEADMGPMNLSSVADIIHRGGTILRTARSEEFKTPEGRAKAFANVQRFGIQGLVVIGGDGSFRGADIFNSEYNLPVVGVPGTIDNDITGTEYSIGFDTAINTVVEAINKIRDTATSHERTFILEVMGRESGYIALMAGLAGGAESILIPELRHSMDEVCEKLVRGYKRGKLHSIIIVAEGAASGLEVGRQIREKTGLETKVTILGHLQRGGTPTAFDRILASRMGAKAVEILMDGCRKQMVGMVGGNIVAGPLDNAFKGKRPIEMDIFNLANILSI
- a CDS encoding DNA polymerase III subunit alpha, whose protein sequence is MFVHLHVHTEYSLLDGAARIKDAVNAAVQMDMPALAITDHGVMYGVVDFYKTCKKNNIKPIIGCEVYVAPRTRHDRTPRVDDNLHHLVLLAENNTGLRNLFQLVSQAFTEGFYYKPRVDKELLAAHSQGLIALSGCIAGEVTSHIIKDNPDRAAQSAADYVDIFGKENFYLELQDHGFAEQRTANRGLLQLHQKSGIPLVVTNDVHYVLRKHSEMQDVLLCIQTGKTVDDPGRMKFQSQELYLKSEREMAMLFGEMAGAMKNTVRIADRCQVELEFGKLHLPEYKVPEGHTLDSYLRELCLEGIKWRYGGINDEVLKRLDYELGVIKQMGYSAYFLIVWDFIHYARQQGIPVGPGRGSAAGSLVAYVLGITELDPLKYDLLFERFLNPERVSMPDIDIDFCFERRGEVIEYVTRKYGSDRVAQIATFGTMAAKAAIRDVGRVLGMAYSDVDRIAKLVPNDLKITIEKALQDSPELKQVYREDAQVQRLLDMAALLEGMPRHASTHAAGVVITRQPLTHYLPLYKAADGPLTTQFAKDPVEELGLLKMDFLGLRTLTVIADAVRMIAENHGVEININEIPLDDAATFELLSRGDGVGVFQLESSGMRAILKDLKPEVFEDIIALVALYRPGPLGSGMVDDFIKSKHGEKKVEYLHPLLEPILKDTYGVILYQEQVMRIASDMAGFSLGEADLMRRAMGKKKPEILAGLRVQFIEGAEKNNVDANIAGQVFDLIEYFAGYGFNKSHSAAYALVSYQTAYLKANYPVEFMAALLTSVRDNTDKVSFYIEECRRMGIDVLPPDVNTSGVDFTVSGASIRFGMAAIKNVGLNAVKCIIDVKERGGPYVSFADFCQRVDTRLINRRVLENLIKSGALDSLGHHRSQMMAAIDAGLGLAQLAQQDRQNGQRSLLDFWGDDVKKTLSLDMPGIAEFEPGDLLVMEKEALGLYVSGHPLSQYRETILRHTTHQTVILSELEDRTEVVVGGILSTVKKITTKKGDSMAFANLEDLSGTVELVIFPRCYQQYASLLKVDSPVLAKGVTSINGEEVKVIVDTLETMTLRKYGELFIKLEDVTMETIARLQMVLCSHPGECPVYLYFPRDNKLALADSRFWVNLDSDVVQQLTGFLGSERVKIKDAHDHRDGAAAVEQVN
- the mtrB gene encoding trp RNA-binding attenuation protein MtrB is translated as MNDFNELAGEYIVIKALENGVTIIGLTRGRDTKFHHSEKLDKGEVMVAQFTQHTSAIKIRGRAEVMTKHGNLRTDQV